The Vidua macroura isolate BioBank_ID:100142 chromosome 27, ASM2450914v1, whole genome shotgun sequence genome includes a window with the following:
- the CCDC47 gene encoding PAT complex subunit CCDC47 isoform X2 has protein sequence MKNLYIFIAVLFIPWSFSLAKYDEFEDGDDIMEYDDNDFAEFEDVSEDTVTESPQRIITTEDDEEEATVELEGQDENQEDFDDADTQEGDTESEPYDDEEFEGYEEKPDASHSKNKDPITIVNVPAHLQNSWESYYMEILMVTGLLAYIMNYIIGKNKNNRLAHAWFNTHRELLESNFALVGDDGTNKEATSTGKLNQENEHIYNLWCSGRVCCEGMLIQLKFLKRQDLLNVLARMMRPASDQVQIKVTMNDEDMDTYVFAVGTRKALVRLQKEMQDLSEFCSDKPKSGAKYGLPDSLAILSEMGEVTEGMMDAKMIHFLTHYADKIDSVQFSDQFSGPKLMQEEGQLTKLPETKKTLLFTFNVPGSGNTSPKDMESLLPLMSMVIYSIDKAKKFRLNREGKQKADKNRARVEENFLKLTHVQRQEAAQSRREEKKRAEKERIMNEEDPEKQRRLEVRGCSRWYRLLADPSWEISRAAWRYSTTGNFDFCLLLLSETHEGSQ, from the exons ACAGTCACAGAGTCTCCTCAGAGGATCATCACTACAGAAGATGATGAAGAAGAAGCCACTGTAGAGCTTGAAGGTCAGGATGAAAATCAGGAAGACTTTGATGATGCAGACACACAG GAAGGTGACACCGAGAGTGAGCCATACGATGATGAGGAGTTTGAAGGGTATGAAGAGAAACCAGATGCATCTCATAGCAAAAATAAAGACCCCATAACAATAGTTAAT GTCCCTGCTCACCTTCAAAACAGCTGGGAGAGTTATTACATGGAGATCCTGATGGTAACAGGTCTGCTGGCTTACATCATGAACTACATCATTGGGAAGAACAAAAACAACCGCCTGGCTCATGCTTGGTTCAACActcacagggagctgctggaaagtAACTTTGCTCTTGTTG GGGATGATGGCACTAATAAAGAAGCTACAAGCACTGGGAAACTAAATCAAGAAAATGAACACATATATAACTTGTGGTGCTCTGGAAGGGTATGCTGTGAAGGAATGCTCATCCAGTTAAAG TTTCTCAAGAGACAGGACCTGCTGAATGTCCTGGCACGCATGATGAGGCCGGCGTCAGACCAAGTG CAAATAAAAGTGACAATGAATGATGAAGATATGGACACGTATGTGTTTGCTGTTGGAACCAGAAAAGCACTGGTGAGACTTCAGAAAGAGATGCAGGACCTG AGTGAGTTCTGCAGTGATAAACCTAAGTCTGGTGCAAAATACGGGCTTCCAGATTCGCTGGCTATCTTGTCAGAGATGGGAGAGGTCACGGAGGGAATGATGGACGCTAAG ATGATCCACTTCCTCACACACTACGCTGACAAGATTGACTCTGTCCAATTCTCGGACCAGTTCTCCGGTCCAAAACTTATGCAAGA gGAGGGCCAGCTTACAAAACTGCCTGAAACTAAAAAGACACTTTTGTTTACATTTAATG tgcctgGTTCAGGCAACACTTCCCCAAAGGACATGGAGTCTTTGCTGCCTCTGATGAGCATGGTTATCTACTCCATTGACAAAGCAAAGAAGTTCCGCCTGAACAGAGAA GGTAAACAAAAAGCTGACAAGAACAGGGCTCGGGTGGAAGAGAACTTCCTCAAGCTGACTCATGTGCAGAGACAGGAGGCTGCCCAGTCCCGCCGGGAGGAGAAGAAACGGGCGGAGAAGGAGCGAATCATGAACGAAGAGGATCCTGAGAAACAGCGTCGGCTGGAGGTGAGGGGATGTTCACGTTGGTACAGGCTGCTGGCAGATCCCTCCTGGGAGATCTCCAGGGCTGCCTGGAGGTATAGTACCACTGGCAACTTTGATTTCTGTTTGCTGCTCCTTTCTGAAACACATGAAGGCTCCCAGTGA